Genomic segment of Pogona vitticeps strain Pit_001003342236 chromosome 15, PviZW2.1, whole genome shotgun sequence:
TGCCAATCGGTTTATTTGACTTAAAAACGCCCTCCCCCCACAACAGCGCAAAGCAACGCTTCCCCGAATATGTTCTTTTGGTCCAGATAGATTTTCCTTCCATTGGGACAGAGCACCCAGTCCTTTTGCGGGCAAGATCAGAACGTCAGACCGCGGCGCGCGAGGTCGGCTCGGGCTTCTCGGATCTGGGCCTGGAGCTCCCGGGAGGCCTCCTCGCAGTCGTTAAAAGTGGCCACGCGATAGCCGACGACGCCCAGCGAGTAGCAGCCGAAGGCCACCAGCAGGTAGGTGGGCAGCGGCCAGACCACTTGATCCCAGGGTGGGGGCAACGGCTTGATCCCCCCAAGGTTCAGGGCGAGAGCTGCCCAGGCGGCACCCAAAAGGGCCAGGATCAAGAGCCACTGCAGGAGCTTCGTCATCATGACCACGGACACTGTGGAGCAGAAGGAAGACAGTGATCCATGTGACTCTGGATTCTGGAACCAGAGCACTTGATTGAGCTCGCCTATTTCTGTCCACAGCAGTGGGGCACCATCAGAGCACCCAAGATCTGccattaaagaaagaaaggaaaaaaccccTCAAATTTCCCAAGAATGCTTACAGGTTTATCGACATGCCCACCCAGCCGACCTTATCCTTATGTTTAACAGCCTGATTAATTTTTCCACCCCACAGTGGACAaaaagcatgattttttttaaaaaattttttatttatttctaaagaatgaaaagacaatcgaccataTTACAAATAGTAAAGCTATTCCCCACAATCCTCCAAATTACACATATACCATTCCCTgttaccttttaaagaaatattgacccaACAATCTAAATTTCGTTTCAAACCAtatgtctcaaagtctatttttgtcggcatattttaataatggcttccaattttcagtgaatttactatggcttatttctcttttatgtaatctaactttattagtcattttttttccatcagcaatgtatgccatattttacttgtgaattcttgcaatgagagatcttgggcttttttttaacaatttttagCAATTTCAGGACAAAAAGCATGATCTTCCAGCAGCACCACCCCGTGCGTGGCTTTTAAAACATTCatttgcactgattttttttttctgatttcataaatgcattttttttaaaaaaaggggggttgcACACAAATGGAAGAAATACATGATCCTCTGCCTTTAATGCAAACTTCTGCCCCTGTTCTCCATGGTTTCCAACACCCACTTTCAGATTAAATCCTTTTTATGCCCCTCTGAGCTTAAGGTTAATTGCCCACCAGGTCCAACAAACTCACCAAGATCAGATCTGCCCGGGTAGCGCTGAGCCCCTGACTTTTTCCCTGCCTGTCGGTCGTAGTGTGATGACGTCACGCCCCCTCCCTCCAATCGCCGCGCCCTTTGAGCCGACAGGTGCCGCGATGCATCCTGGGGGGAGTAGTTTTTTTTACCCTTTCCTGACTGAAATTATCTCAAATTATTCTGACTCGCGGGCTTCCTCAGCCCACCCAGCAAACTTCCATCTCTCTTTTAAACCCTGTTTTCTCCCCACTCCTGGATAGCAGGAAGGCAGCTTGGGAAGCGTGCCCCTGCCCATGTGCAGAGTGCAGATAAGTTACTGCCTGGGGATAGAAAGTAAATTAAAGAACGGAGTCAAAAGTTGAACTCCAGGAGGTTCAACGTTTCTTTGGAGATGAATTTGTGCCCCCTTTTTTGCCTTGAGAAACTGAGCAGTGTGAATTGAAAACTGATTTGGAATGTGATTTATTTATCTGTATAAAATATtgtttaccccgcctttctttttcaaaagggccccaaagcagcttacatcaattAAAAGGCAATCTTGAAAGCTGTGTTTGTAATTTGACAAGCGTGATTAtgtattcttattttaaaacaaaaggatgaTACAATGAAACAGAAAGGTTAAAAAGGAAACCTAACAGTCTAGAACTGACATACTGCATATAAGATTACTTGTTGTCATAATAAACCTGCAGTGGGAAAGCTTTGAGTTCCAGATGCTTTAGCttgcaacacccatcatccccagccagcggAATCCATTGAGTGGGGATtatgggaatggtagtccaagcATCCAGAGGGACAAAATTGCCTGGATTAGACCTATACGGAGGTACATAGCTTAGACTGGCAGTTTAACTGGGTAGGCAtccattttctatttttctttttaaaaccagcTTTTATCCagtgtttttgtaaaaaaagagagagagagagagagagagacagtcaaTAGATCCTAGGAATTGCAGTCGACAGAAAATAAATTTTGAGGGGCTGAATCTGGCTGATGCCGTGAATCCAGCCACTGCCGCCCCCCGCCCACAAACGGAGTGCCACGAATCCAGGTTCCCAAGGCCATGTCCGtctaggaatttatttatttatttatttatttatttatttatttatttatttatttatttatttatttatttatttatttatttatttatttatttatttattttattattttattttatttatatcccgcctatctggtcggttaagaccactctaggcagctaacaacataaaataggcaataaatatatatatataacaattttTACATAATAGAAACATAGGAACTGGGTTGAGGTGTCCAGGGGGGAGGCTTGATCCTGCCCTGGCACTGATTTCGGCCCGATTTCCCAGCGCCAGGTCTCCACTTTTTTTTGTGAGGCCAACCTGGGAACCGGCTGCCTCGGTTTTCCCACCGGAGCTGCCAACCAAGGCGTGATCCATGGCCGAAACACGAcggggaaagaggaaaggggggTGTTCCTCCTTTTAACATCAGAAGGAAGCTGGTGCCCGGCTTTAAGGTGCCAAGCGGCATTCAAGATAAGGCGATATTCTAGGTTTTTAAGGTGCCAAGTGGCGTCAAGCAGCAGCATGGATGGCCTCATGGAGGCTGGCACTTCCCCACCCAGCCTCTCCAGAGGTGCAAATCGCACCCTCAACCCTTTCTCCTTCCACCCGTTCCCACAAACGCCGCCCGACTCTGGCAATCCGACACGAAGGAAATGGCAAGATTTGTCTGTGTTGCTTTTCCTCGGAAAAGCTGAGGCGGCTTTGGGCAGGAAGCATCTGGTTTCCCCCACCTCCGGCCGAGGATGATGGCCAGCGGGAGACGCCGGCCAAGTGTGTGAGGTTTTCGGACAAAAAGCGTGAGGGGCGGGAGAAATGGATCGGGACCAGCTCTCTGCTCCTCCTTCCCCTAGTATGCATCACCCTTGCTCTGTATTGGCTTGAGGGAACCGGATTTCGGCTGAACATTATCGGGAGGAAACCTTCGTGCTGCGAAGAGAGGTCAAGGGCTGGGCCAGGCTGCCTCGGGAGGTAGCAGAGTTTCCATGGATGGAGACATTCGCGCCGTGTTTAGAGGGCCTTGCGGTGCCATTCGTGGCAGTTAACCGACGTAActagaaacaaattaaacaagAAAAATCGTCACGATAAACAAACATCAAAAAGCCCCAATTCAATGTATTTTAGAgaacattttttctcttttcttgtggGTTTCCTACACTCCCAGTGGGTTCGAATAAATGTCCTTCAGGGTCCGTTCTCTCTTGACAATTCTGGcactatcattattattattacttacgAGTTCCGTACTCCCAGGAAGCGTCCTTGGCTGAgggagaatttgaacccaagcctcctgagtcatATGGGGCTTTCTGGCATCCTTAAATACTTAGTGTCCCGAAATTTACCTAACTTCTTCAGTAAAGCCTTGCTAATTTTATCTCTTGGCGAGATCTGCTCTGGTTCCTCTCAAAGAAGTGGCTTCAGGGCTTTCTGGCTCACCGGGACCAGCCTTCCtccgtggactacaactcccatcagccacacccCCAGGCTAAGCCAGCGGTCGGGGCATATGGGAGCTGTAAGTCCACAGCCTCCGGAGGGGGTCAGGGTGGAAGGGAGGCTTCTTGAGATGCGTTGATATTTTATTTGAGGGGAGGGACTCCACAGATGGCTAAATGCTCATTCGctgtgttcgattccccaccatcTCACCGTGTTAATAGGAGATTAATTCATGAGGGTAATTATCCCTATTAGGCCGTTAATTAGGATTTCAACTCTGGGAAGCTCAGCAACAACCTGCCCAGAAGAccggaggtggggggagagagagacttttgCTCAGCTGAGCGCTCAATTCTAGTCCGATTCCACATAAAGCTGTTTCATGTTTGCCTCTGGGCATGTACAGAGGGCTTTCCTTTACACTGGAAAGCCTGTGTGCCTCCAGAGATGGCTCCCTTTTGGATGCCTCCTGCCTTTGCaaagtttggttgctttttttttttaaagcatagcaGGCAGCTGAGATTTGCtaggtttcttccccccccccactccggaGGTCATCCAGATCCAGGAATGTTGGCTCATTAGAGAGACCCCCAAGGGGCGAAAACTGATCGAAATGCTGAGGTTTGCAAACCTGGCGTCTCCCTGCTGACAAAGgtggactctctctctccccccctcaggGTGATCGCTGGATCATAATCGCCTGAGCAATGTCAATCCCGGGGTGGTCTGAGAAGCACAAAAGTCGTGGCACAAACCTGTTCTCTTCACCTGCCACCTTTTGGACCGcagatcccatcatccccagcccgGACAGCCATTCGTGGAGGGCCGACTGCCCCAAACCTTCCCGGACCCCCAGTCTGAGActcgtgtctccccccccccccacccggtcTTTCACTCCGTGATTATCAGCTTCGGCtgcactcagatgctttcagAATACCGTAGCCCATGATTCTACAACATACTCCTGGGAGGGCTGTGGATTTTGAGCCTTGCTGTGGCCTGGAGTCATCACTCCTGAGATTTCATTTAGCATTCATGTCCCCTCCCCGAAGCAAAGTTAGGTTTTCAGACGACagaacccagaatcccccaaaagCCAAGTTGTTTAGGGATTTTGGGCACCGGAGTGTgtcaaaataaatatactgtttACAGGGGGTACATGGGTGGGGGGGGTGAGAATGCAGCTTGGCGATGGATGCAttgagatttgggggggggggaaccaacctCCCACCCAGCTCTCCAACCCTGTGGGGGGGAGACATGTCCCTCGGTCTCTGCTGATGGTTTCGGACGCCACCGCTGTACCCGCCGGGCGCACGCCAGCCTTGGTCCCCGCCGGGAGGAGACGCCTTGACTTATAAAGATCAACCAACCCGCAGGCCCGGGCACGCACCCGGTGGGCTCGGGGCTTCCTTCTGATGCAGGTTCCAGACGCAGAACCAGCAACCTGCTCTTACAAGCCCAGCTGGATGCGGCCGATCCCGGGTTGGAGGAGCAGCTCAAGACGTGTTGTGAAGAGTTTCGAAACTGGAGAGCAACTTCCAAagtcccctctcttttttttttttggacccaAGTTCTAATCAGATTCTTTGGCCTTCAGAAGGAGACAGCGATCGGTGCGCCGGGAATTTCACAATGAGGACGAGGAACTTGGTTTTTAATTTCAGTCAAAGCCGCCCTGCGCCGCCCGAGGGTATCTTGAAAGGCAAAGAAGGGGGAGAGCATAGTCCTCAGATTCCCTTCACATCTGGGGCGGACAAAGGCTTGGGTGCGGGATGCCAAGCACCCACATGGTACACACTGCAGCAACATGTGCATCCATACAAAGATGAGTGAACATCTCATCTCCCCCAGGCCTGGGTGGGGCTTTCTCCACCTGCTTTGTCTGTCAACAGGCGGACAGAGTCGGAGCGGTGCCAGCTGCTGTGGCGGGCACCTTTGTTCCGATGCCAAAGAAAGAGAGGCCGCAGACATGCTTAATCTCTCTTGTAGGTAGCCGACCACAAGACAAAGCTAAACATCAAGACAGgagcctccttccctcccctccctctgcctctcctcccccccccccacaatcctcCAGAAAACTCATAATTTAGCCCCTGAGCAGTTGCTTGATCACGCAGAAAAGGCCCTGCGGCGGGTTCGCAGCTCAAAAGGATCTGAGAGGGCGCAGGGATGGGAATGACCGTTCTGAGCCCACCTCCCTCGGTAAGGTTTGTGGGAGaagccatgagagagagagagagaaagacagagagagagtgagatgtgtatttattatatactgtatttttccatgtacaaggctatacttttgtctaaaatctttagactaaaaattgagggtcgtcttataaatggaagtaagctgaggaaagaacaaaaataagtggaggggaaagcagggatcaaagcgatcctgcaggactttgatccctgctttcctctccacttgctaagccccacttagatttcttaatttcgggttagaaaagtggaggggcgtcttatacgcaGAAAAATGCGGTACTTGTTTTTTGAACTCCTAAACCGGCCATCTGACCAACGGTCACTTCAGCCGGtgtacaaaaataaacaatgtaaaACATATAATTCAACAACAGCCATGAAAATTACAGTAGAACCTCTTTATCTGTAGGGGATCGGCTCCAAGACTCCTCAACtgctgtggatactgaaaaatgcagataattGTGAacacatggtctctggcttcctttagctgccagttctggtaacatcaTCTTTAGAAACATATTTCCAGCTTTTTTTCCCCGGCCGTGGATAAATGAATAAGTGGATACCGATACTGCGGATGTGGGGGTCCTGCTTTAATTTAAAACCAGGCAATGGTTGCAGATGTTAAACAAACAGTTCAGTGTCTCAGAGTAGGAGGGTATCGTTTGGAAGGCCTGTTGGAATAGCTTTTCAAGATTTCCAAACAATCTCCAAGGAAGGGACCTGGGGAATTTTTGGGCAGTAGTCCATACCAAAAACaggggagccaccaccgagaaggccggGTTCAATGATTTCTCCTTCCCGGGCCTCTCTCTCCAGAAGTTTTTAAGAGTTGGAAAGAATTGAACGCAGGACTCTGGAACTTGCAGACGCCATGAAATGGGTGCATGGCCAACAGGGCTGGGTTTTCATCACCGGGTCCAAAGGGGCATGCTCAGATTTTCCAAAATACTTTCACGGCCATTTTAGAAGTAATTAACAAGCAACGGGAGCCACACTTTGCTAACGCACCagtcttcagaatggatagcacGAGAGCTGCTTTTTGGAACGAATCAGTAAAGAATAAATAGTTTATTTTGCAGAATTAGCACCCCAGGGCCCCGTGAACAAAACGGCTTAGTGTCTCCTGGCCTTCTGGAAAGCCCTTTGGTTCAGGAAGGTGTTTACTCCAGTTTTTCCTGGCGTTTGCAAGGACCGAACCTGTCGATCTGTCGATCAAGAAACCATCTAGTCGCCTGGGCGCCGCTCGCCACTCGCCACAGGCGAGTGGGGCAAATGGCTGCTTCCAATTTTGCTAGAGGAGACGatggagagagagatttctcGGCCTCATTCAAAGCACCAGACAAGAAGGATTCCTCTGAGCTCAAGCCTGCTCCGGTTTTCTCTGGATCTTCCTGGCCCTGCTGCACCATATCAGGCTTCAACAAGGCGGACCGAACCAATCCTTTCATGCTCGGGCACACGGCATGGCACGGACGGGTTTTCCGTGGGGGCAAAGGGGGTGAAAAACAAggattttatgttatttttatttatttttatagcaaAGATGCCAGAAATTCTAAGTTCCTCTCTCAAACATTGGTCATGCCCTCACATGTTCTTGCTAAGGGGGAAAAATAGTATTGCTCTTTGTCTCCATCAGATATTTTtctcactttttttgttttggtctggcatgttttttccaaaagaaatCTCGCTAGCGCTTACCTCCGAGAAAAATTGGGTGTGCAGGAAGGTaaactctgtttcctttccccctgTGCCCCGCTCTTAAGCCCCCCAATGCTGCTCAGCCCACCCCTCCAAAGATCTTACGGCCAGGGCTGTAAACTCCGGGGTCAGCCCCTCTGACCCCTGCCCGAGGCGGGCCAAGAAGATTATtcatctgtgttgttttgttcaaGAGAAATAGGCTCactggtgtgtctgtgtgtgtgtgtgttttttcctttcttcaacCCCACCACACTACTCATCTGCGCTGTGAGTCAGCGGCGGAGTCTGAAACCTGTAAAGAAAAAGAGATCTGTGGACAATCGGTTTTAGAAAACATgtaggaacagaaaataatacagtggtgcctcgctagacagttaccccgcatgacagttttttcactagacattgactttttgcgatcgctatagtgattcgcaaaacagtgattcctgtgtcAGCTTGTGGATTCTGGGATTCGTAGTGcctagaaagtaacttttctaaacttcaAGCAAAGGGCAAGCAGGAAAAGAATCTTTAAATCAGGCTGCATCAAGGTGGAGAAAATTGGTAGAACTTCTCTCCCCTGTTTCAATTATTTTTCAAACTTCCCTTTGGATTGGCCAGTGAATAAAATCTCTCTGGCAACAGATACAGGCAGGACAAAAGAAAACCATCTCTCCCCACGATGGGCCATTAGCTGAGGCATCTGATGATGCAGAAACCAACTTTGAAAAAGGGATTATGCAAAATCGAAGCATCAAAGCccagttttctgtttgttttgtttttctctccttagACAAGTGGCTCCTGACACCTGGGTGGATTATCTTCCTTCCCAGTAATCTCTTTCCCAAGAGGAGACAGCCAAAAAAACCAGAATTCCAAGTTTTCACTGAGACGGGCGGCATCGGGCTGAAAATCCATAATAATCCTCTGTTCAAAAATGCGGTCTCTTTAAAATCCTCATCCCCGTTGATTCTGTTTCACTGGCTGAATATATTTGGTGATGTCGGTTTTCTTTACAGTGGGACCCCCGTACCTgcgggggatcggttccaagacccccgtggatgctgaaaaacgcagataatagcaaactctCTTTTAATCAGGAGCATggcatggcctctggctccctttaaTGGCCAATACTGGtaacttcatttttagaaatatagatctctaggatttttcttttaaatttttttttaaaatttcagactgtggataagtgaatcagtgcatactgatcccacggatacaggggtcctactgaaTTTGCAATCAGACATATCCAGCTGCATAGCCTACTCCcacacactctttctctcccccgtcttacttttctttctctcgGTCTCCCCCTTTAACCCTTCCTTACTAATGTTCCCCTTTAGTCatcatttctcttcctcccctcaaTGTCAGGGAGTAGATACCTGCCTCTTAACTCTCACATTTGAGGGCCATGAAAAGGGGTGCATCCTACGGATCTGCCTAGAGAAAATGAAAAGGTGGAAAAAATGAATATTGCAGATTCCTCTCTGATGCTTAGGGGAAATCTGACACCTAGTGACTGAAGATAGTACTGCAACGTGCAAAAGGAGTATAACAAACTGAAACGCAGTGTGAAACTAAGATCAGGGTTTTGAATCTCTACGTTTTACACTCGGAATTGTGGCAGTTGGCTGCGTACGTGCCTTTATTATGTTTGCAGATGATTTCTGCACTTCTCCCTCCACCCATGTGTTATCCTTTCAAACATAGGATGCCATCGGTCCATATGGATCGGGACAAGATCATCTAGGAGGTTTCACAGTGGAAACTCGAACCCAGATCCCCCAAATCCTAGACTGCCACTCCAACCACTACGCCGCACTGGCTGTCTTGTTGCTAGGGTGTTGAAAACGTGCAAAGAACTCTTTTTGACTGCCTGGCTGGCTGCCCCTTCCAAGCCTCCTTGccagcacttttttaaaaaagcatctattcttctgttttctttcagaacacggcgagttatactgtatattggaCCTCCTTTCAAACCCGTTTTCACAGTCCTACCCATGCTGAGGTGAGAAGGGGGAGTGGGGTGTGTGTCACGAGGCCCCTTTTTTATAATGCTATGGCTTCTCTTCCAGAAATGGCCCCGGTCCCTAGTGAGGAAAGAGGCTGGATTTCCAAAGCTGGAAATTTTGACCTCTGTCAAGGGATCGGAGTGGGGAGAGCCACGGCTGGAGGGGTTTTCGGTTGCAAAATAAACAACGCTCCAAGCAGCTTTCCAGGGGAAGGAATGCAATGCACAGAAAAGAAGGGTGTAAATCGCCAGCCTCAACTTGTTGCTAAAcccatctttttctctcccccccccttagacTGGCAGCTGTTTTCCTTCCCCCGGGCCAGAGTCAGAGGTCAGGATGGTGTGGGGGTCAAAACCGGGCAGGGGAGGGGCGGCTTGACTTCTGTCCCTAACCTGAGGCAGGTTTGTGGGGTGGAAGGGGGAAGTAAGGCTAAGTTTTTAAACCTGGGACAACCTGCATCGCCCCACGGCTGGCCATTTTTTTAGAGGGCCGTACGGCTCAAATCAACAGGGAATGCGATATTTATGTGTACTCCTGTTTTTTCATCCTTAATCTGGCGCAAGAGAATGACGACAGAGTAGTAGATACAGACTGGCAATCCTATATAAGTCTACTCCACCGTAAATCTTGGTGTCTTCCGTGCCGTTTACGCCTGGATCAAGTCCCTGTGATGTACAGGATCACGGCAGAATAATACAACCTTCAAGTCTCTCCAAAAAGTCTGTATCTCTTTGGGTTCTCCTGATGTTTTGGCCCACAGTTCCCATCAGGCAGTGGCCCAGAATGATGGGATGGGTGGTTCCCGCCATCTGGAGAGCAGAAAGCAACTCTCCCGCACACAAACTGCATAGGTGAACTCAGAAGTAATTTTTAACCACACACGTCTTCTGTTGCCCTGCTAGGAACTGTAGTTTACAGGTAGACTCTTTCTGAATCTGGGTGCTCGGTATGAATATCCCAAAGAGCAGCGAAGGATGGGATCCCTTCTCCCCC
This window contains:
- the DPM3 gene encoding dolichol-phosphate mannosyltransferase subunit 3, with translation MMTKLLQWLLILALLGAAWAALALNLGGIKPLPPPWDQVVWPLPTYLLVAFGCYSLGVVGYRVATFNDCEEASRELQAQIREARADLARRGLTF